DNA from Sporomusaceae bacterium FL31:
GCTGCCTTTCATGATGCAGGGCGTGGAAGCGTCAGTCGCGACATTGATTGGTCAGGAAATGCCGGGAATATTTGACATTGCCAGTGACCGGGATAATTATGATTACGTTTATCGGGCACAAGATTTAATTGAGCTTAAAGGGCGCAGCTATCATTCCAAGAAAAATCATGTCAATAGTTTTCGAAAGAATTATAGTGACTACCAATATCTGCCCTTGACGGACGAATTAATTGGGCAGTGTATTGATAACACAGTTGAATGGTGTAAAAAACGCGGCTGTTATAAAGACCCACTGCTATTAGCCGAGAAAAATGCCATCATTGAAGTACTGAATAATTTTTCGGTACTTCAGCTAACCGGTGGAGTCATCACCATCGGAGGGAAAGTAGAGGCATTTAGCTTTGGTGAACGGCTGAATCGTGATACCGCAGTCATTCATGTTGAAAAAGCTAACCCAGATGTTAAGGGCGTTTATGCCGCTATTAATCAAGATTTTTGTCAAAACAGCTGGAGCGGTATGGAATATATCAATCGTGAAGAAGATATGGGGATTCCCGGACTGCGCAAAGCTAAGCAAAGCTATCATCCGGTAAAAATGGTTGAGAAATTTGTTATTACCTCACTGGGCAAATTTTCATAGGAAACAGCAGCCTGTCTAGGTACATGAAAGATGTATTTGTAGACAGGCTGTTTTTTTCCTAAAATAAATGGTGGCTTATCTAAATGCATGAATAATAAAGCATTCTTTAGTAAATTAATAATTTATCTGATTTTATTGAAGTAAATTTAGATTTTATTGGTAAAGTATGATAATATAGTATTGTAAGATTAAAACTGACAGCATTGTAAGTTTTATGCTGAAAAAGGAGAGGTTCATATGGCAGAAATTAAAATCCCGTACGGCAGATCTTACTTGCTTGCAAATGTGCCGGACCAAAAACTTGAAGGTGTTCTGGAGTCAAAAGCTCATCACTATCATCCTGAAGCCGGTGAAATTGAGTTAGTCCAGCAAGCATTAGAAAACCCGATCGGATCACCGCGACTGCGTGATTTAGTGAAGGGAAAAAATAAAATCGTCATAATCGCCAGTGATCACACCAGACCAGTACCCAGTAAAATTATGGCACCAGTCATGCTGGATGAGATCCGCGCTGGCAACCCTCAGGCTGATATCACTTTCTTAATTGCTACTGGATTCCATCGCTTAACAACCAAAGAAGAACTCATTAGCAAATTTGGCGAAGATATTGTTGCGAATGAAAAAATTGTCATTCACAATGCATTTGACCCGGATATTATGGTCAATATCGGTAAATTGCCGTCTGGCGGCGATATTGTCATCAATAAACTGGCTATTGAGGCTGACTTGCTGATTTCCGAAGGTTTCATTGAGCCTCATTTCTTTGCTGGCTTCTCCGGCGGCCGGAAAAGCGTTTTACCTGGCGTAGTCAGTAAAGTCACTGTTTTGGCAAATCATAATTCCCGCTTTATTGCTCATGAGAAAGCACGGACTGGTAATTTAGAAGGCAATCCAATTCATATTGATATGCTTCATGCCGCTAAAACGGCCAAGCTTGCTTTTATTGTCAATGTTATCATTGATGCAGATAAAAAAATCATTAAAGCTTTTGCCGGCGATCTTGAACAAGCTCATATTCAAGGCACGAAATTTGCGGGAGAATTGGCGGCTGTGCAAGCCAAGCCAGCCGATATCGTTATTACCTCCAATGGCGGATACCCGCTGGATCAAAACATTTATCAGGCCGTAAAGGGTATGACAGCAGCGGAAGCCACTTGCAAGCCGGGCGGCGTTATCATTATTTGTGCTGCATGCAATGATGGCCATGGTGGCGACGCTTTTTACCGTTGGTTTACTGAATCAAAAGGCGCCCGTGATGTCATGGATAAAATCATGGCGATTGAACCTGAGCATACCATTGCTGACCAATGGGAAGCGCAAGTTTTAGCCCGGGTTTTACTTAAACATACTGTAATTTTGGTATCTGATGAATGCGATCCAAAATTAATTACTGACATGGAAATGAAAGTCGCTAAAACTTTGCCTGAAGCCATGGCAATGGCTGAAGCCATTGCTGGTCCAGATGCACGCTATACTGTTGTGCCGGACGGCGTTTCAGTGATTGTTCGCTAAAAGCTTAAAGCTAAAAGACTCATAAACCAAATGGTTTATGAGTCTTTTTATTTTTTGGATATACTAAATGACACATGCTGCTTATGATTGCAAAGTTTTTTCTTGCAGAAAGAAGCTCTATAGTAATGGCCGGACTGAAGTAAGTGCAGGATTGGCCCAGGATTTAGGAATTAATTGTGTTAGTAACCGGCGCCCCTCATCCATGCCTTGCGCTCCCAATAAGACAAGCAGGTCGCCAGGAAGGCTCGAATCAAAAGCCAGTTTCAGGGCGTCAGGCAATGTTTCGGTAAAGGCATAAGCGGCGTCCGCATCATCGAGTGCTTGGATAAAAGCTGCCTCTTCGTCAGCCGAAACTTTGTCAGGGTGACTCACATAATCAGCCGCTGTGGTAACAATCAGGTGAAAGGGAAGCTGACGCTGCTGGTTGGCTAGTGTAGCGGCATTGACGGCATTGATTGCCTGACCGCGATTGCCGCGAATGGCATTGGCCACAATCAGACGGCGATAGCGTAAGTGACTAATTGTATCGAAAACCGCGGCAATACTGCCTGGGTTTAAAGCCGTATCGTCAATAATGGTGCGTCCCTCTAAATGAAATATTGTCATTCGGCGGTCGACGCTTTTAAACTCAACTAGGGCTGTGCAAATGTTATTGAGAGGAATCTCAGCCAGTCGGGCTGCAGCAATTGCCAATAAGGCATTTTCCACGTTGTGGCGGCCTGGTACAGAAAGCCTGAGTTCAAAAGTTTTTGCCGAAAGGCTTGAGCCTGCCAATAGAAGATCATTCTGAACAGTCATAAGAGTCCGGCTGCCATACGCTGTTGTAGTAAGCATATTGGCCCTAAGATCAGCGTTTGAGCTGGATAAGCTGACACTAAACACGGGTCCGGTGTAGTGCGACGCTATGTCCCTGCAGCAGCAATCGTCCCCATTGACAATCAGCGGTGTGGTTGGGGTTAGTAGGTTAAGAAATTTCTTCTTTGCAGCAATATAGGCGGTATAGTCACCATGAAAATCTAAATGATCAGGACTGATGTTTGCTAAAATGCCACAGGAAAAGTTCACATGATCAGCACGGTGCATATCAATGCCTTGCGCCGATACTTCCATAGCAGCATGGGTGACGCTGTTTTGACACATTTGGCGCAAATAGTATTGCAATGTTGCGGCATCAGGTGTGGTCAGCGTACTGGGAAGCGAAGCTTTGCCCAAATTGACTTGTACAGTGCCAATCAATCCGGCTGTTAAACCGTAGTGGCAAAATATATGTTCCAACATAGCTGTGATCGTTGTCTTTCCATTTGTACCTGTCACCCCGATTAACTGCAGTTTCCGTGATGGATGGCCATAATATTCTGCGGCTAATTGGGCCAAAGCCTGACGGGCGTTATCAACCTGAAATATTGGAAGTGCTGATTGGCATGTGCCGCCTTCATCGGTTACGACGGCTATGGCTCCGCGGGAGAGTGCATCCTGAATAAATAAATTTCCATTCGTAGCCCGGCCATGAATGGCCACAAAGATATAACCTGGTTTTACGTCCCGGGAGTTACAGGTAATGCCGGTAGCCTGGAGTAAGATGTGCGCTGGTATACACATAATTTCACTCCCCTATTTGCTGAAAGTCGCAATGCCATCCTATGATCGAGGCTATCATAACGTGCTGCTTCTCAAATAATAAAAAGGACTTATTAAGCCTTATGAATATTAGTAGCTGGATAAAAGTAATTTTTTTGCTTGTAATGCTGATTTATGGCCTAAGTGGCTGTTCACCAGACAAAGCAGTCCGTAAATTAGGAATCGAACAAGTGGCTCCAGGGGTTCGAATTGCTGAAAGTCTGGTTGGTGATTATTCAAAAGACGATCTGAGCAGCATGCTTCACAAACTAGCTGTCGAACAATATCAGCCGCCAGTCAATGCCGGATTTGACAATCAGGGGCAGATTCAACCAGGGCGGAATGGACGCCTGCTTAACGTTGCTGCCAGCCTCACACAAGTGTTAGCTGCTCAGCCTGATACAAACGTTGAGTTGGTTTATGATGAAATACAGCCCCTCATCAGCACTGAAAAACTTCACAGGGCAATCAGAACTGGCGGCTATACCACCCGTGTGCTTGATGCTAATCCCAATCGATTGCACAATATCCGGCTAACCACTGACTTAATTAATAATTTTTTGCTTGAAGCCGGTCAAGAGTTTTCTTTTAATCGTGTAACCGGCGAACCCACTGCTGAGCGCGGCTTTAAAGAAGCGGGCATCTTTGCTGCTGGCGGAAGGTATGAAGAAGAAACCGGTGGCGGCATGTGTCAGGTATCTTCGACACTATACAATGCGGTTTTAGCCGCTGGGCTACCTATTACGGAAAGGCACCCACATTCGCAGCCGGTGGACTATGTTCCAGCTGGCAAGGATGCGACAGTCTATACGGATAAGGATTTCCGGTTTATGAACAATACCCGGCAAGCTATTCTCATTAGAGCCTTTGAATCTAATAAGCGAGTTACTGTTGATTTGTGGTCAGTGGAAAAATAAGCTGAATAAAAAGCAAGTTTACTAAACATAATATCTACTGAGGTGGGAGTGTATGCTGAATAATAAGAACTCAAATGTTGCAATCATTGCCGTAATTGTCATCCTATTCATTGTGGGAGCCTATGCACTATTGCGTCCTCCTGCCCCGAAACCGACTCCGGAGATGCCGGCGCCGGCCCCTATGGAGCAGGCACCGCAGCAGCCGGTACCAGAACAAAAGGTTGAGCCTATTCCTGGCGTACCGCAGTTTGATAGCAGTAAATATAAGTCAGAGCCTGTTGTCAAAGTTTGGCGGGCAGATCGAGGGACTATTGAAAGTATGCCGCTGGAAAAATATATTGAAGGTGTTATCGCTCAGGAAATGCAGCCAGAATGGCCGATTGAAGCCTTGGCAGCACAAGCTGTAGCGTCACGGACATTGACAATCAATGCCATTGAAGCCGGAACAATCAGGCGGCTGCATAACGCCGATGTCAGTACTTCCAAAGAAGAATTGCAGGCGTTTGCTCCAGAGAAGGTCAATGACAATGTTCGGGAAGCCGTGAAACGGACACGGGGACAAGTATTGCTCTATGCCGGGAGCTTGGTTAATGCCATCTACAGTTCCTGCAATGGTCAAATTGCGGCCACCAAAGACGAAAGCTTTCCTAAAGAGATTCCTCACCCGGCTCCGTACTTTCAGCCAGTTAGTGATAACTGCTTTGAGTATGCGCCTGATAACATAAAATCCTGGACAGTAAAAATTCCCGGTTCACAAGTGGCTTCAGCCGTTGGTTACAATGGCAATCCTGGTGACATTAAAATCTTGGAAAAGGGTCCATCAGGCCGAATCTTGTTTATCGGGGCAGGCAATAAAAAAGTTTATGGCGCCGAGTTTCGTAAAGCAGTTGGCTTTGACCGCTTAAAATCAACACTGATTACCGATATGACCTATGATGGTAAGGATTTCACCTTTAAAGGCTTAGGTTGGGGAAATGGAGTAGGGCTTTGCCAGTGGGGCGCATACACATATGCCAAACAAGGAGAAAATGCCCAGTTTATTTTGAATCATTACTATGTAGGCGCTGAAGTTAAACAGTTATATCAATAAGCAATATAGTGATTCGTAACAAAGCATTCAGTAATGAATGCTTTGTTAGTTGCCAGGAAGGGAGGCGCTTATACTGCAAACCGTACCATTGCTCGAATATCCGCCGCGCCAATATTTATATAAAGTCGAGTACAATCCCAGTGAAAAGAATCTTTGTCAGGTAGTCATCAATAATAGCAGCCCGTTGGCTGAAATACGGAATACTCCATTTCGAAAAAGTATCGAAGCCGAAAAAGTTATTGTGAACGATATGCGTCAGCTTGGCTATATGCATTCTGTGACCAATCGGCAATATGAAAATCTTTTTCGCCGCGGCTTAAATTTTGAGGTTGATTTCTTTCATCCTGAGTTACAAATTGCCGTTGAAGTGGAAAAAGGTGAAATTAATAATATCTGGAAAAATATTTGCAAATTTGCTGAGTCATCGGTGATTAGACATGGTGTGCTGATGGTACCGGTTGTACGGCAGGGACAGCAAAACAGCAGTGAATTTTACAATAATACAATTAAACGTCTTTGCAAAATAGAACGAATTTTTAGCTATATAGACAGTTTGTTAATTATTGGCTATTGAGTTGTACTATTTACCGATACAGTAAATTTTTTACACAGCATTGCATATATTATTAGTGGAGAGGCAGTTGAGAGACACCTCATCCTAACAGGCGCCGTTTACTCAGTTGAGTAAACGGCGCTACGGCTTTTCGTCAATAATTGGCAGGAGTTTAGGTGCGGTTGTCGAATGATGCTTTGAAGAAGATAAATTATATAGGTAGATAAAAGTGAGGGTGCGGGAATGGCTGAATATAAGATTAGTTCAGAATTGGCAGCGGAGATTGTAAAGTTTGTAGCAGGAAAAACAGGCTATAATATGATTGTGTGCAGTGACAATGGCACAATTATTGCTGATACTGTAGGTGGAAGCCGGATTGGCGCAGTTCACAGCGGAGCTCAAAGAATCATGCAAGGCCAAATGGATGAGTATGCCGTATCTGCGCAAGAGGCAGCACAAAACTCACAAGTACGTGAGGGATATAGCTGTGTGATTACTGTTGATGGTACGCGGGTAGGGTGTTTCGGGATTACCGGTGCAGTCGAGGTAGTTAAACCGCTGACACAAGTAGCAGCAACCATCGTCGGCTATCGGGTCAAAGAAGAAATTCAAAAACAAGCGGTTGCCAAAGTCGTCGATCAAGTTTCAGAGAATGTTCAGCAGGCAGCAGCTGCCGTGCAGGAGATTTCAGCATCGTCCGAAGAACTTGCAGCAACTACTGATAATGTGGTCCGGGTTTCCAATGAGTCGGCCCAAAAGGTTAAAGATACCGGCAAAATTCTGGATATGAGCCGTGGGATTGCCACACAGACCAAACTGCTTAGTCTGAATGCTTCTATTGAAGCAGCTCGCGCAGGTATTCATGGCCGCGGGTTTGCGGTTGTTGCTCAGGAAATGCAAAAGCTGGCTCAAAATAGTGCTGATGCTACCGAAAAAATTAATGTCATTCTTCAGGAAATTCAGGCCGCCATTCAAAAAGTTATTGATGGAATTAATCAATCGGCTGAAATTACCAATGAACAAGCCCGCGCGATGCAAGACATCATCGGAATGGTTGAATCTGTTCAGACATCAACCACTGAGCTTGTGACAATTTTTAATAAAAAATAGTAGTTTTTGTATAAATATAGCAGTCCTAGCTGAATTTTTACCTCGATTTTCGCATAAAATACTACCGGAAAGCTGTAAGAAGCAGTTTTCCACAAAAGGCGCCGTTTGTCCGGAACGCACGGATAGCGGCGCTACGGTTTTTTGTATTGCTATTTGTCTCGTGGAGCAGAACGAATGTAAGTTTTGTTTAAGATGGTTGGCAATGTTAGAGCATTACGCTATAATATATTCATGTTGCAGAGGAGAGTCTATATGAATAAAGTTATAGTTTCGGTGGTCGGCACCCAAAAAGATGTTTATGGCGAAGAAAATCGCATTGAATTATTAACTGTTGGGAGACACTATCTTAAAAATGGTATCAATTATATCAGTTATCAAGATAGTGAGTCGACTGGTATGGAAGGAACGGCAACTCTGCTTAAAGTTGGTGAGGATTGTGTGACGCTGGTTCGCAAAGGACAAGTGGAGCATACTCAACAGTTTAAATTGCAGGAGTCTAGTTCCAGCTTATACCGTACACCTTATGGAGACATGACTTTGACCATTTTAACCAACAATTTAGATATAAGCTTTGGATCCGCTTCAGGTACTATTGATATCGGCTATGAGCTGGTGGTAGACGGACAATGGCAGAGTGCCAATCATTTGTATATAAAAATTTGTGCAGATAATAATGTGTGCAATGCCGTTAATTAAGAAGGTTTCAGACCAGGAGGAAATGAGCGTTGGATATTAAGGAACTATTACATAACGCAGTGATCAAAGCCGCGCGGCAGGCTATTGCTGACGGGGCTTTTCATGCTGATGAATTGCCTGCAGTCATTTTAGAAGTGCCGCCGCAGAAGGAATTTGGCGATTATGCCACTAATTTTGCCCTGCAGGCTGCCCGGGCTGCCCGGAGCAAACCTCGTGCCATTGCTGAAGCTATTGTCGAGCGTCTCAACGAGGCATGGCTTACGAAAGCTGAAATTGCCGGTCCCGGATTTATTAATTTTTATTTAAAACCGGATTGGTTATATGATATGCTGGCTGCCATATTGTCTAAAGGCAGCGAATATGGCAATACCTCGGCAGGTGCCGGAAAACGCATTCAAGTTGAATTTGTGAGTGCCAACCCTACCGGACCGCTGCATGTCGGACATGGCCGGGGTGCAGCAGTTGGCAGCGCATTGGCTAATTTGCTTAAAACAGCTGGCTATGATGTGCAAAGCGAATACTATATCAACGATGCTGGTAATCAAATTGATAATTTAGCGGCTTCAGTCAATGCCCGCTACTTGGAATTATTAGGCCAGGCAGGAGAATTTCCGGCTGACGGTTATCATGGCCGGGATATTATTGATACTGCCCAGCGGATTATTCAGCATGATGGTGATCAATATTTGAACATGGATGCAGCTGAGCGGCTGGCTATCTTTAAAGAGCTGGCGCTGCAAGAGAAACTGGCTGCCTTAAAAGAAGATTTGCAAGCTTTCAATGTTGATTTTGATGTATGGTTTAGCGAGCGGACGCTGCACCAAAGTGGTGCTATTACCGAAACCTGCGACATATTAAAAGCTAATGGCAATATGTATGAACAGGATGGCGCCTTATGGCTTAAGTCAACAGCCTGTGGGGATGACAAAGACCGGGTAGTCATTCGGGAAAACGGCATTCCAACTTATTTGGCTGCTGATATTGCCTATCACCGTGATAAAGCTGAACGCGGTTTTGATACCCTGATTAATATCTGGGGTGCCGACCATCATGGCTATATTTGCCGGGTGAAAGCTGCGATCGCAGCACTCGGCTATTCGCCGGATATGCTGGAAGTACTTATTTTGCAAATGGTCAGTCTGTATCAAAACGGTGAGCTTGTCAAAATGTCCAAACGGACTGGTCAAAGTGTGACCCTTACCGAATTAATCGAAGAAGTTGGTCGAGATGCAGCCCGCTTTTTCTTTATTATGCGCTCAATAGACAGTCAGCTTGATTTTGACCTGGACTTGGCTAAATCCCGGTCCAATGAAAATCCGGTTTATTATATTCAATACGCACATGCCCGTATCTCCAGCATTTTCCGTCAGGCAGCTGAGGCCGGCATTAATAACAACTGGTCAGAAGCCGATTTGAGTGTTTTGACCACACCGTTTGAAGTCGATCTTATTAAAAAGCTGGGAGAATATCCTGACGAAATTTCCTATGCCGCTTTGGAACGGGCACCGCATCGTATTGCGCGTTATGCCCACGAATTGGCAAGCTTATTTCATGCTTTCTACAACCAATGCCGCATTGTCGGTGTTGAACCTGAACTGGCTACAGCCCGGCTTGCACTGGCGACAGCCGTTCAAACCACGATTCGTCATTCCTTAACGATTTTAGGGATTACCGCACCAGAAAAGATGTAACCGTAAAAAAGGTAAAAATTACGGTGTGGTGAATATTAGCAAAGTAAATAAACCCAAGTGATATATAACTCATGTTTTGTAATGCTGAGGCGTAAGCCCATGTTCTAATATTTGTATGGAGGGGATTTCATTATGTTAGACAATATTAAACAGGCTGCGGAAGTTGATATCGCCTATCAAATTTTGCGACAATCAGGTCAGGCCATGTATTTTCGTGAATTGATTAATCAGGTATTAGATCTTAAAGCCAAACCAATTCATTCGCTTTCACATGCCATCTCGGAAATTCATACTCAGATCAATATGGATAGCCGGTTTGCTCATATGGGCAAAGGCATGTGGGGATTGGCTGACTGGTCACCGCAAAACAGCCGCCGTGCCGGTGCTGATGAAGCAAGTTCTACTGCTGTTCCTACAACCAGACGGCGTGAGCGCTTATTAGAAGAAATCCAGCAAGATTATGTTGCTGCTACTGCGGAAGCTGGCGAGCCAGAATAAATGCTTGACACAAAGCGGTAAAAAAGGATAAAATTATTGGCGTGTTTTTGAGACAAAATACCGTAAAACCGGCAGGTATAATTCAGGATTACCTGCGTGGCGATAATACTGCAAGAGCAATTTTAGGAGGATATTTTATGGCAAAGTATATTTTTGTTACCGGGGGGGTTGTTTCTTCGCTTGGTAAAGGCATCACAGCGGCTTCTTTGGGACGGTTGCTTAAAAGCCGCGGCCTCAAGGTTACCATTCAGAAGTTTGATCCATATATCAATATTGACCCTGGTACTATGAGCCCATACCAGCACGGTGAGGTATTTGTTACAGAAGACGGCGCCGAGACTGACCTGGACTTAGGTCATTATGAGCGATTTATTGATATAAACTTAAGCAAAAGCTCAAATGTTACTGCCGGTAAAATTTACTGGTCTGTGATTAATAAAGAACGTAAAGGCGATTATTTGGGCAGTACTGTTCAAGTCATTCCTCATATTACCAATGAAATAAAAGAACGCATTTATCGTGTTGCTAAAGAAGACAATGCTGATGTTGTCATTACTGAGATTGGCGGAACTGTTGGTGATATTGAGAGCTTGCCTTTCTTAGAAGCCATTCGCCAAGTGAAAAAAGAAGTTGGCCGTAATGATGTGTTGTATATTCACGTAACACTGGTACCTTATATCTCAGCAGCTGGTGAACTTAAAACTAAACCAACTCAGCATAGTGTAAAAGAATTGCGCAGTATTGGTATTCATCCGGATATTATTGTATGTCGTACTGAACATGAAATTTCTCCTGAGATGCGCGAAAAATTAGCCTTATTTTGCGATATTGATGTTAATGCGGTTATTCAAAATAAAAATGCGGCCAGCATTTATCAAGTGCCGTTAATGATGCAGGATGAAGGTCTTGACCGGATTGCTATGGAAAAGCTCCAGATTGAAGCTGGCGCTGCCGACATGGCAGCGTGGCGGGAAATGGTGGACAAGATTGTTTATCCTTCCAGCTGTGTTACCATTGCCGTAGTCGGCAAATATGTGGCATTGCAGGATGCTTATATGAGTGTTACTGAATCGCTGCGTCATGCGGGGATTGCCAATCAAACAGCCATCAATATCAAATGGATTAATTCCGAGGATATCGAAGCTCCTGATACCGATATGGCAGCTCATTTTGGCGATGTTGACGGGATCTTGGTACCTGGCGGTTTTGGTGATCGCGGTGTCGAAGGAAAAATTAAAGCCATTCAATTTGCGCGGGAAAACCAAGTGCCGTTTTTTGGGTTGTGCCTTGGTATGCAATGTGCTGTCATTGAGTTTGCCCGTAATGTCTGTAATCTGAAGGATGCGCACAGCAGCGAGTTTAATCCGGATACACCTTATCCGGTTATTGACCTAATGCCAGATCAAGTGGCTATTGAAGCTAAAGGCGGCACGATGCGTCTGGGCGTGTATCCATGTAAGGTTACTGATGGAACACTGACTTGTGAAGCTTATAAAGAAGAAATTATTTATGAGCGGCATCGTCACCGGTTTGAATTCAATAATGTTTACCGTGATAAACTAGAAGAATGCGGCTTAGTTATCGGTGGTGTTTTGCCAAACGGTCGGTTGGTAGAAATTGTCGAAGTTAAGGATCATCCTTGGTTTGTTGGTACACAATTTCATCCTGAATTCAAATCACGTCCAACCAATCCGCACCCATTATTCAGAGATTTCGTCAAAGCTGCTCTGAACAATAAGAAGTAGTCAATCAAAACTGTTGGACATTCCAACAGTTTTCTTTTTAACTGTTTAGCCCGGCTGAACCAGCACTTTTTTTGAGTGATTCCTGAATGCCCGGGCAAAATAAGACTACAAAATAAAAGGAGGCTGTATATGCACAAAAAGACAGTGGTGTTTATTTTAGCAGTTATTGTGATCATTTCACTGTGTGTATTGACTTTTGCCGGACCGGCGTTTAATAAACGCCGCAATGTTGCCGCCGACAAGATCGCCATTATTTACGTTGATGGGGTTATTATGGGCGGCCGCGGGCAAAGCAGTCTGTTTAGTGAATATGGAGGAACTGATTACATCATTAAACAATTGCATGAAGCTCGGGACGATAAAAGTGTTAAAGCCATTATTTTGCGGATTAACAGTCCTGGCGGCAGCGCTCCCGCTTCGCAGGAAGTTGGCGAGGAAATTAAAAAAATCCGGGATACTGGTAAGTTAGTGGTCACTTCCATGGGTGATGTAGCTGCATCGGGCGGCTACTGGCTGGCAGCGTGCTCAGATAAAATCTATGCCAATCCTGCAACGCTGACTGGCAGTATCGGCGTTTATATGCCTTATGCCAATTGGGAAGAATTATATAAGAAGATTGGTGTCCGGCAAGAAAAAATTAAGAGTGGACCTCACAAAGATATCTTATCTCCTGACCGGACCATGACTGAAGAGGAACGGGCTATTATTCAGGCTATGGTGGATGATATGTATAGTCAATTTGTCACCGTGGTAGCCGAAGGCCGGAAGATGGATCCTAACCGGGTACGCCAACTCGCTGATGGCCGGATCTATACTGGTAATCAGGCCAAAGAACTGGGACTCGTCGATGAATTGGGCAATATGTATGATGCCATTGATGGTACAGTTCAATTGGCTGGGATCAAGGGGAAACCAGAAATTAAGGAATATGGTAAAAATAGCCCTTGGACTATGTTATTTGGCGGCAATGATAAATTGGAAATACTGAATAAATTATTGAGACCAATGGAAAATCAATTGCCAATCGCTGCTCCGCTGGCTATTCCGGAAAAATGGTAGGTGATGCTATGGAAACAATATTAGAGGATATTTATGATGTTATGTTTCAGCCGCGAGCAGCTTTAGGAAGAATTGCCAATCAAGCGAAATTAAGCTCGGCTCTGGTTGTCTTTTTGGTTTGTGTATTTGTACCAATGTGGGCTATTTATTTAGGAATGCAGGTAACCGGTTCCCCCACTTCGGTTGGCTTTATCATGGTGGCACAGGCTATTGGCAGTGTGGCAGTATGGCTGATTGGCACAGCAGTATGGC
Protein-coding regions in this window:
- the pyrG gene encoding CTP synthase, whose product is MAKYIFVTGGVVSSLGKGITAASLGRLLKSRGLKVTIQKFDPYINIDPGTMSPYQHGEVFVTEDGAETDLDLGHYERFIDINLSKSSNVTAGKIYWSVINKERKGDYLGSTVQVIPHITNEIKERIYRVAKEDNADVVITEIGGTVGDIESLPFLEAIRQVKKEVGRNDVLYIHVTLVPYISAAGELKTKPTQHSVKELRSIGIHPDIIVCRTEHEISPEMREKLALFCDIDVNAVIQNKNAASIYQVPLMMQDEGLDRIAMEKLQIEAGAADMAAWREMVDKIVYPSSCVTIAVVGKYVALQDAYMSVTESLRHAGIANQTAINIKWINSEDIEAPDTDMAAHFGDVDGILVPGGFGDRGVEGKIKAIQFARENQVPFFGLCLGMQCAVIEFARNVCNLKDAHSSEFNPDTPYPVIDLMPDQVAIEAKGGTMRLGVYPCKVTDGTLTCEAYKEEIIYERHRHRFEFNNVYRDKLEECGLVIGGVLPNGRLVEIVEVKDHPWFVGTQFHPEFKSRPTNPHPLFRDFVKAALNNKK
- the sppA gene encoding putative signal peptide peptidase SppA, translating into MHKKTVVFILAVIVIISLCVLTFAGPAFNKRRNVAADKIAIIYVDGVIMGGRGQSSLFSEYGGTDYIIKQLHEARDDKSVKAIILRINSPGGSAPASQEVGEEIKKIRDTGKLVVTSMGDVAASGGYWLAACSDKIYANPATLTGSIGVYMPYANWEELYKKIGVRQEKIKSGPHKDILSPDRTMTEEERAIIQAMVDDMYSQFVTVVAEGRKMDPNRVRQLADGRIYTGNQAKELGLVDELGNMYDAIDGTVQLAGIKGKPEIKEYGKNSPWTMLFGGNDKLEILNKLLRPMENQLPIAAPLAIPEKW